The Acidobacteriota bacterium genome has a segment encoding these proteins:
- a CDS encoding TraR/DksA family transcriptional regulator: MKKKVKAKKKKTAPKAGAGKKTQARTKTKNKKKTPAKAAKSRPKRLSKPKPLRSSSRRTSAAGRKKPLVAATSPRRRAPKRREHAAAGQVPEKLDRKMRKDLRNVLEAKRREIVEAYQHAKQSSFEEDEIYGTHDIGDMAASSYAREFFLTLSGSERALLLQIEAAIQRMDKHKYGVCEICRKRIDPARLLAIPWATHCVPCQVEAEGN; encoded by the coding sequence ATGAAGAAGAAGGTAAAAGCCAAGAAGAAGAAAACGGCGCCCAAGGCGGGTGCCGGGAAGAAGACCCAGGCAAGGACGAAAACCAAGAACAAGAAGAAAACCCCGGCCAAGGCCGCGAAGTCTCGCCCCAAGCGCTTGTCGAAGCCGAAACCTCTCCGCAGCTCGAGCAGGAGGACCTCGGCGGCGGGGAGGAAAAAACCGCTCGTTGCGGCGACCTCGCCCCGCCGACGCGCTCCGAAAAGGCGAGAGCATGCCGCAGCCGGACAGGTGCCCGAGAAGCTAGATCGAAAGATGCGCAAGGACCTGCGGAACGTTCTTGAGGCGAAGCGCCGGGAGATTGTGGAAGCCTACCAGCACGCCAAGCAGTCGTCATTTGAGGAGGACGAAATCTACGGCACTCATGACATCGGCGACATGGCCGCAAGCTCCTATGCGCGCGAATTTTTTCTAACGCTCAGCGGCTCGGAGCGCGCGCTGCTGCTTCAGATTGAAGCGGCTATTCAGCGCATGGACAAGCACAAGTACGGCGTGTGTGAAATCTGTAGAAAACGCATCGACCCTGCGCGCCTCCTGGCCATTCCCTGGGCCACCCATTGTGTGCCATGCCAGGTGGAGGCCGAGGGGAATTGA
- a CDS encoding NAD(P)-dependent glycerol-3-phosphate dehydrogenase codes for MDVQRRKLGIIGAGGWGTALALHTARLGFDVQVWMWEADLCEALKRTRENQNYLPGFTLPEDVRFTSVLADAVSGPKILILAAPSHVMRGILRDVKPHLDDACTLLNAAKGIESDTLLRMSEVAYEVLGEEIRSRFATLSGPSFAAEVASNEPTVVAVASENEALASGLRTALSSRTFRIYSTTDIVGVELGGALKNVIALATGIVQGLGLGYNTQAALVTRGLVEITRLAVARGARMETLMGAAGMGDLFLTCTGPLSRNRQVGERLGRGESLKEILASMRMVAEGVQTAKAAHQLAEQHGIEMPITKEVFRVLYEGVTAQDALETLLAREPKEEGLRIP; via the coding sequence ATGGACGTCCAGAGGAGAAAGCTCGGCATTATCGGAGCCGGAGGCTGGGGCACGGCCCTTGCACTCCACACGGCGCGCCTCGGGTTCGACGTACAGGTCTGGATGTGGGAGGCGGATCTGTGCGAGGCGCTAAAGCGGACGCGCGAAAACCAAAATTATCTGCCCGGCTTTACCCTGCCCGAAGATGTGCGGTTTACCTCCGTTCTGGCGGATGCGGTTTCCGGGCCCAAGATACTCATTCTCGCCGCCCCTTCGCACGTCATGCGCGGGATTCTCCGCGACGTGAAACCTCACCTGGACGACGCCTGCACACTTTTGAACGCCGCGAAGGGCATCGAGTCGGACACCCTCCTGCGCATGAGCGAGGTGGCGTACGAGGTGCTGGGCGAGGAGATTCGCAGCCGCTTCGCAACACTTTCGGGGCCGAGCTTTGCGGCCGAAGTGGCAAGCAACGAGCCCACGGTGGTCGCCGTGGCCTCGGAGAACGAAGCGCTCGCCTCCGGGCTTCGAACGGCTCTGTCCTCGCGCACCTTTCGCATCTACTCAACGACGGACATAGTCGGTGTGGAGCTGGGAGGCGCGCTCAAAAACGTCATCGCACTCGCTACGGGCATTGTCCAAGGTCTGGGGCTGGGCTATAATACACAGGCGGCGCTTGTCACGCGGGGCCTCGTGGAAATCACGCGGCTGGCCGTGGCGCGGGGCGCGCGCATGGAAACCCTGATGGGAGCAGCGGGTATGGGAGATCTTTTTCTGACGTGCACCGGCCCCTTGAGCCGCAACCGCCAAGTGGGCGAGCGCCTGGGACGTGGCGAATCCCTCAAGGAAATCCTCGCCTCCATGCGCATGGTGGCCGAGGGCGTCCAAACGGCAAAAGCCGCCCACCAATTGGCCGAGCAGCACGGAATCGAAATGCCCATTACGAAGGAAGTCTTTCGGGTTCTCTACGAAGGGGTGACCGCGCAGGATGCGCTCGAGACGTTGCTTGCGCGCGAGCCGAAGGAAGAAGGCTTGCGGATTCCGTAA
- a CDS encoding DivIVA domain-containing protein, with protein sequence MKITPIDIRKHSFKKRLRGCDPKAVESFLFLVAEEFERLVNERENLREKCTHLESQLSGFDEREKILKRTLYTAQKASDDQKENARKEAELIRKEAELRAEQIVEAAHARALEVQKDIQELQMARQRALAAIEATLEEHRRLLDAKRVKAKQDGKVKTFVK encoded by the coding sequence ATGAAAATCACGCCCATTGACATCCGTAAGCATTCTTTCAAAAAGCGTCTGCGCGGTTGCGACCCGAAGGCCGTCGAGTCTTTTCTTTTCCTCGTGGCCGAGGAATTCGAGCGGCTCGTGAACGAGCGCGAGAACCTGAGAGAAAAATGCACGCACCTCGAGTCGCAATTGAGCGGCTTCGACGAGCGCGAGAAAATTCTCAAGCGCACGCTCTACACGGCCCAGAAGGCCTCGGACGACCAGAAGGAGAACGCCCGCAAGGAGGCCGAGCTCATACGCAAGGAGGCGGAGCTTCGCGCCGAGCAGATTGTGGAGGCCGCGCATGCGCGCGCCCTAGAAGTGCAGAAAGACATCCAGGAGCTACAGATGGCGCGCCAGCGGGCCCTCGCGGCCATCGAGGCGACGCTCGAAGAGCACCGCCGGCTGCTCGACGCAAAGCGCGTCAAGGCCAAGCAGGACGGCAAAGTCAAAACGTTCGTAAAATAG
- a CDS encoding cytochrome c maturation protein CcmE has translation MPQNHEPSAAVEPGVPRSRRRLWKFVIAFGAIALSLGYLITVGLGKSVVPYMTVPEFTEAGKPTHRIRLTGYVTAGSIERSADGLSVRFAIGPSEEFPAGIPVSYRGAIPDTFKEGSEVAVEGTQHGDAFQGDVLLAKCPSRYEAELGEEAEHPEEIPKK, from the coding sequence ATGCCACAGAACCATGAACCATCCGCCGCGGTCGAGCCAGGCGTTCCCCGCTCAAGAAGACGTCTCTGGAAATTCGTCATCGCCTTCGGCGCCATAGCGCTCTCGCTCGGCTACCTGATTACCGTAGGTCTCGGCAAAAGCGTGGTCCCCTACATGACGGTGCCGGAATTCACCGAAGCCGGAAAGCCCACACACCGCATCCGTCTTACGGGCTACGTCACCGCCGGCAGCATTGAGCGCTCGGCGGACGGCCTTTCGGTGCGCTTCGCCATCGGTCCATCCGAAGAGTTTCCCGCGGGCATCCCGGTGTCCTACCGCGGCGCCATCCCCGACACGTTCAAGGAAGGAAGCGAGGTCGCGGTCGAAGGCACCCAGCACGGCGACGCCTTTCAAGGCGATGTCCTTCTTGCCAAGTGCCCGTCACGCTACGAGGCGGAGCTCGGAGAAGAGGCGGAGCATCCGGAAGAAATTCCAAAAAAATGA
- a CDS encoding FHA domain-containing protein, which produces MSTTVLRLRYHTAGGPVSVDVSQDIFVMGRDPSCDLVIADTTVSRRHAQILRERNLFAVQDLDSKNGIRLNGTPVEHAALRHGDELAVGQVPLGVEIVDLQPEPTDEAEEKSATQSRVILDNSKWEGEGTIVRSVEEMEKFLAGEKAPASEAALLESENRILMVLTQVARALIAVEPLKDTLNKVMDLVLKHIKASRAFLMLREGDEDELVPTVVRVDSGNGGEETGADEPSEIRMSRTIAQRVLEEKVAILSSDVQADPRFRDGDSIRIMGIQSAMCVPLWNKENVIGLIQVDSPLKETVYVERDLDLLTALGNYAAVAIERARLNEHLEHERELKSRLQRYHSPQVAERIMAARDDTSGFTMQAAEKNVTVLFADLVGFTPLSAKLSPTEIALMLNEVFARFTDAIFRHQGTLDKYLGDAVMAVFGAPMDQEDHALQAAKAAFDMLTAIRELNKKRPKDAQLAFHIGLNSGPVVAGDIGSPKRMEYTVLGNTVNLAARIQAKSPPNVIWAGPATYEAVRGRVEAKEEGKKTFAGVEKPIPIYRLKRLILNEDETHATEP; this is translated from the coding sequence ATGAGCACAACCGTTTTACGTCTCCGTTACCATACCGCCGGAGGGCCGGTCTCGGTGGACGTTTCCCAGGATATCTTCGTTATGGGGCGCGACCCCTCGTGCGACCTGGTCATCGCCGATACAACGGTATCGCGCCGACACGCACAGATTTTGCGCGAGCGCAATCTCTTTGCCGTCCAGGATCTCGACAGCAAGAACGGCATCCGCCTGAACGGGACGCCCGTCGAGCACGCCGCCTTACGCCACGGCGACGAACTGGCCGTCGGGCAGGTTCCCCTCGGCGTCGAGATTGTCGACTTGCAACCCGAGCCTACCGACGAAGCCGAGGAGAAGAGCGCTACGCAGAGCCGCGTCATCCTTGACAACAGCAAGTGGGAGGGTGAGGGCACTATCGTGCGCTCGGTCGAGGAGATGGAAAAATTCCTTGCGGGCGAGAAAGCACCGGCTTCAGAAGCGGCGCTTTTGGAATCCGAGAACCGCATCCTCATGGTGCTCACGCAGGTCGCGCGAGCCCTTATCGCCGTCGAACCCCTCAAGGACACCCTGAACAAGGTCATGGACCTGGTGCTCAAGCACATCAAAGCCTCGCGCGCCTTCCTGATGCTCCGGGAGGGCGACGAGGACGAGCTCGTTCCCACCGTGGTCCGCGTCGACAGCGGAAACGGCGGGGAAGAAACAGGCGCGGACGAGCCGAGCGAGATTCGCATGAGTCGCACCATCGCGCAGCGGGTGCTCGAAGAGAAAGTCGCCATCCTCTCGAGCGACGTGCAGGCCGACCCGCGCTTCCGAGACGGCGACTCGATTCGCATCATGGGAATCCAGTCGGCCATGTGCGTGCCGCTTTGGAACAAGGAGAACGTCATCGGCCTCATTCAGGTCGACTCGCCGCTCAAGGAGACCGTCTACGTCGAGCGAGACCTGGATTTGCTCACGGCGCTCGGAAACTACGCGGCCGTGGCCATCGAGCGGGCACGCCTCAACGAGCACCTCGAACACGAGCGGGAGCTGAAAAGCCGCCTCCAGCGCTACCATTCGCCGCAGGTCGCGGAGCGCATCATGGCGGCGCGCGACGACACGAGCGGCTTCACGATGCAAGCCGCGGAGAAAAACGTCACCGTGCTCTTCGCCGACCTGGTAGGCTTCACGCCGCTCAGCGCGAAGCTCTCGCCCACGGAAATCGCCCTGATGCTCAACGAAGTTTTCGCCCGCTTCACGGACGCCATCTTTCGCCACCAGGGCACGCTGGACAAGTACCTCGGTGACGCCGTCATGGCCGTCTTCGGTGCGCCGATGGATCAGGAAGACCACGCCCTGCAGGCAGCCAAAGCCGCCTTCGACATGCTCACTGCCATCCGGGAGCTCAACAAGAAGCGGCCCAAGGACGCGCAGCTTGCGTTCCACATCGGCCTCAACTCGGGCCCCGTGGTGGCGGGTGACATCGGCTCCCCGAAGCGCATGGAATACACGGTTCTTGGAAATACCGTGAACCTTGCCGCCCGCATCCAGGCGAAGTCTCCCCCCAACGTCATCTGGGCAGGCCCGGCCACCTACGAGGCCGTTCGCGGTCGCGTGGAAGCCAAGGAAGAAGGCAAAAAAACGTTCGCCGGCGTCGAAAAACCTATCCCGATTTACCGACTCAAGCGTTTAATTCTGAACGAGGACGAAACCCATGCCACAGAACCATGA
- the grxC gene encoding glutaredoxin 3: protein MPPPEVTVYTTPSCPHCLRAKRLLESKDAAFREVDLSEDAELRQEMVEKTGCLTAPLVFIGDTFVGGSDELHALDREGKLDAMLQGEA, encoded by the coding sequence ATGCCCCCGCCTGAAGTCACCGTATACACCACACCGTCTTGCCCGCATTGTCTGCGGGCGAAGCGGCTGCTTGAGTCGAAGGACGCCGCGTTCCGTGAGGTGGACCTGAGCGAGGACGCCGAGCTACGCCAAGAGATGGTCGAGAAGACAGGCTGTCTCACGGCTCCCTTGGTTTTCATCGGCGACACCTTCGTCGGCGGAAGCGACGAGCTACATGCGCTCGATCGCGAGGGGAAGCTCGACGCGATGCTCCAGGGCGAGGCCTAG
- a CDS encoding 23S rRNA (pseudouridine(1915)-N(3))-methyltransferase RlmH encodes MRIRFAWVGHTRNKHLRALQEEYLRRLRRFVRVEVNEVRSASGRRSAAETRRKEGKELLATLGQKEYGVVLDSKGRAMTTQDLTRWFRKRRDGGVDAVCFLVGGEEGLADEVLGRASLRLSLGPMTLPHELARVVLVEQVYRAFTLLAGHPYSR; translated from the coding sequence ATGCGGATTCGCTTTGCCTGGGTCGGGCATACGCGCAACAAGCATCTGCGCGCTTTGCAGGAGGAATACCTGCGCCGCCTGCGTCGCTTCGTGCGCGTCGAGGTGAATGAGGTACGTTCCGCGTCGGGCCGCCGGAGCGCCGCCGAGACGCGGCGCAAGGAGGGCAAGGAATTGCTTGCAACGCTCGGGCAAAAAGAGTATGGTGTTGTGCTCGATTCGAAAGGACGTGCGATGACAACCCAAGATTTGACACGGTGGTTTCGCAAACGCCGCGACGGCGGCGTGGATGCGGTGTGCTTCCTCGTGGGCGGAGAAGAGGGCCTTGCGGACGAGGTTCTGGGGCGCGCTTCCCTGCGGCTGTCGCTTGGCCCGATGACGCTCCCGCACGAGCTCGCGCGCGTGGTCTTGGTTGAGCAGGTGTACCGTGCCTTCACGCTCCTCGCAGGGCATCCCTATTCGCGGTAA
- the plsY gene encoding glycerol-3-phosphate 1-O-acyltransferase PlsY, producing the protein MGVLILAAAYLLGAIPFGYLFVRLSKGGDVRMEGSGNIGATNVLRTQGKALGILTFVVDGGKGAAAVYLAQRLMGDSPWPALAAAAAMLGHAYPVFLGFRGGKSVATGAGAFALLHPAALAVALAVFALAVALTRYVSVGSLSAACALVAATYIWRPASSPSVLHVALFACVLIFMRHHENIRRLFQGGETKITVGRAP; encoded by the coding sequence ATGGGAGTCTTGATTCTGGCGGCGGCCTATCTTTTGGGAGCCATCCCCTTCGGCTACCTCTTCGTGCGCCTTAGTAAAGGCGGCGATGTCCGAATGGAGGGAAGCGGCAACATCGGCGCAACGAACGTCCTCCGCACCCAAGGCAAGGCGCTGGGCATCCTGACCTTCGTCGTCGACGGAGGCAAGGGTGCAGCGGCCGTCTACCTGGCGCAGCGCCTCATGGGGGATTCTCCCTGGCCCGCGCTTGCTGCAGCGGCGGCCATGCTGGGGCACGCCTACCCCGTGTTCCTGGGTTTCCGGGGTGGAAAAAGCGTCGCCACGGGTGCCGGGGCGTTTGCGCTGCTTCATCCCGCCGCCCTTGCCGTGGCCCTAGCCGTGTTCGCACTGGCCGTAGCGCTCACGCGCTACGTCTCCGTAGGTTCTCTGAGCGCTGCCTGCGCGCTTGTGGCGGCCACGTATATCTGGAGGCCGGCCTCCTCTCCCTCGGTGCTCCACGTCGCCCTTTTCGCCTGCGTCTTGATCTTTATGCGCCACCACGAGAACATTCGCCGCCTCTTCCAGGGCGGCGAAACGAAAATCACGGTGGGACGCGCGCCGTGA
- a CDS encoding DUF4321 domain-containing protein, producing the protein MKKILGLVLVLLLAALLGGLVGEILSLFLPDGTLKDLLTRGFSIGTSPATLDLRVFSLTVGVTFRLTIFSMLGLVAAAVLHWKYR; encoded by the coding sequence ATGAAAAAAATCCTTGGCCTTGTCCTGGTGCTACTCCTGGCGGCGCTTCTCGGCGGCCTCGTGGGCGAGATTCTTTCTCTTTTCCTGCCTGACGGAACGCTCAAGGATCTGCTCACGCGCGGCTTTTCCATCGGCACCTCCCCGGCGACGCTCGATCTGAGAGTCTTCTCTCTGACGGTCGGAGTGACGTTTCGACTGACGATTTTCTCCATGCTCGGCCTCGTGGCCGCCGCGGTGCTGCACTGGAAATACAGATAG
- a CDS encoding DUF3467 domain-containing protein has translation MAEPQKKPQQIQVQIDDKIADGEYANWANIVFSPAEFVIDFGRLMPGKAAARVASRIITSPAHTKRLLEVLKNVVAQYEKQHGEIKAGEELQKKVGF, from the coding sequence ATGGCCGAGCCACAGAAGAAACCGCAGCAGATTCAGGTGCAGATTGACGACAAGATTGCAGACGGCGAATACGCCAACTGGGCAAACATCGTCTTCAGCCCGGCGGAATTCGTCATCGATTTCGGCCGCCTTATGCCCGGAAAGGCGGCCGCGCGCGTCGCCTCGCGCATCATCACATCGCCCGCACACACGAAACGCCTCCTGGAGGTTCTTAAAAATGTCGTTGCCCAGTACGAAAAGCAGCACGGCGAAATCAAGGCGGGCGAGGAGCTGCAGAAGAAGGTAGGATTCTAA
- a CDS encoding redoxin domain-containing protein → MKRALFIAALVVLVVSFAALFYLQKDFPARNREGQALAALEVILSIEGNDPELLRRLDAFVEEYGDLDESVAAGAHYYRFSTYAEMDSPDEARLLRYAEALDRASAEHEWRAHFLNMVAFDLADAGVHLDRAEAWAREALELARGEEENEAEIADTKDTLGWVLYLAGRPEDAMPLFEEAVEAMPDDSDVLRRAGLCAESLERGEDAVEYYIRSLAVFGNEDDSLYEEHLRPLYVSLYGSERGLAARLESAREAARRRAIFETPRVDGAPQAPDWTLPGFEGEGALAAFAGKAVVLKIWGYWCVACREEFPHIQRVYEKFMEDGMNAAVLSVNWEQGKTLGESREIVRRFFDEKGISVPTFFDVEGEVVEAYGIHGFPTTLVLDGEGVIRYRNEGFHPRIEEILEAQVEDLLSQA, encoded by the coding sequence ATGAAACGCGCACTTTTCATCGCAGCTCTGGTTGTCCTGGTGGTGTCGTTCGCCGCGCTGTTCTATCTTCAGAAGGATTTCCCCGCTCGAAACCGCGAGGGGCAGGCCCTGGCCGCGCTGGAGGTGATTTTGAGCATCGAGGGGAATGATCCCGAACTTCTTCGACGCCTTGACGCGTTCGTGGAAGAATACGGGGACCTTGATGAGTCGGTTGCCGCGGGCGCGCACTACTATCGTTTTTCTACGTACGCGGAGATGGACTCGCCCGATGAGGCGCGTCTTCTGCGCTACGCCGAGGCACTCGACCGCGCCTCGGCGGAACACGAGTGGCGGGCACACTTTCTTAACATGGTCGCGTTCGATCTGGCCGACGCCGGCGTGCACCTTGACCGCGCCGAGGCGTGGGCCCGCGAAGCCCTCGAGCTGGCCCGCGGGGAAGAGGAGAACGAGGCGGAAATCGCAGACACCAAAGACACGCTCGGCTGGGTGCTCTACCTGGCGGGGCGGCCCGAGGATGCGATGCCGCTTTTCGAGGAAGCCGTCGAGGCTATGCCCGATGACTCGGATGTGCTCCGGCGCGCCGGTCTCTGCGCCGAGAGCCTTGAGCGAGGCGAGGACGCCGTCGAGTACTACATCCGCTCGCTCGCCGTTTTTGGAAACGAGGACGACTCGCTCTACGAAGAGCATTTGCGGCCTCTCTACGTTTCTCTTTATGGGAGCGAGAGGGGCTTGGCGGCGCGGTTGGAGTCCGCCCGTGAGGCGGCGCGCCGTCGCGCCATTTTTGAAACCCCCCGCGTTGATGGCGCGCCGCAGGCGCCCGACTGGACGCTTCCGGGCTTCGAGGGCGAAGGCGCCTTGGCCGCGTTCGCCGGCAAGGCCGTGGTGCTCAAAATCTGGGGCTACTGGTGCGTGGCATGCCGTGAGGAGTTTCCTCACATTCAGCGCGTGTACGAGAAATTCATGGAGGACGGCATGAACGCGGCCGTGTTGAGCGTTAATTGGGAGCAGGGAAAGACGCTCGGGGAATCCCGCGAGATCGTGCGCCGGTTCTTCGACGAAAAGGGCATTTCCGTGCCGACGTTCTTTGACGTCGAGGGCGAGGTCGTCGAGGCCTACGGGATTCACGGCTTTCCCACGACGCTGGTCCTTGACGGGGAGGGCGTCATCCGCTACCGCAACGAGGGCTTTCACCCCCGCATCGAGGAGATTCTGGAGGCCCAGGTGGAGGACCTGCTTTCGCAGGCATAA